The genome window CTATgcacttgaaattttgtacaaGTATTACCTAtgttaaacaacatttttgggaataaaaatttgtcaattgGGTCACGCCTTTACTTCCCTCCCCTGAATTGTACaagcaaaatgacatttttttaaatgtggtTTATTCGAAAAGGAGCAAAAAAGGATagttaaataatgaatataaacCATATCAACAAACTTGTCAATATTAGTTGCTTGCACCGGCGTGCACCACAAAAGTAATAGTCCACGAAACAAAACTTCCTTGGTtacattttcgaaaaaaaaaatatactaacaataacagtggacaacaacaacacaacacatataaatttatttatgacagcagatatatattttaaataccgCAAGAATATTTATCCATATGAaacttattttacttttaacagTTTTGCTTCTTTATAAGCTTTTAAAAGTCGCCATACATGAGGCGCCAAATTTAACAAGctcattttatgaaaaatcagCTGACTTTGCAGAGCTGCTACAACAAAGGGCTGCCACccaaccaaaaaaattttttaatctaaCTTTTACTCTTAATAAAtgaagctattttttttattattctacCATAAATCGTGGACTTTATGCCGCCAAAACCGAAAAATTGACCATAGTGcactaatttgattttgattttgatttcgagaaAAACATGGCtggaaaatacaaattgactTGCAGAATAGTAATTAATTAGAATAATACTATTTGTGTATATTGCGTAAGCTGCAATTTTACGCATTATCAGCTCCATTTCGTCTTTATAACCTATTTTTGTGCTTTAACTTCAATTCTCACAACCGTTTCTTAGCTGTCATATCATCTGGGACATCTATagtatttattctgcatttaatatatagttatataatTATCAACTCTTAAAATGCAGGAATCTTTTAACATTCGCTATGTTAAAATCACAACAACATATAAACAAACACCAAGTGTGgccaaataatgttatcgAAATGCACGGTCTCACATATTATCGCAATGAAATCAAGACGAATTCAAAACGAAATCAGCCTCAGACCTCAGGGTTTCCACACTTTccgtataatttttaaaatttgcctGGCAGCCCTTCACATTTTGTATGGAGTAGCCACGGttgtttaaaattgcaaaattgcattaattgcaaaacggaatttttttaacacatgtatataaaaaatttctttaacaaataaaatattcaaatgaaactaatatcaaaaagcacattttcttaaattaacattaacattaagaATTTAAGTACAATGGcacaatacatttatatttaattaattaacataaacattGAGAATTTCAGTACAATGgtacaatacatttatattgttcgggtcaaaaaaatttcgatctaaattacattcttgataattttcaagaaactcttgattaaataaaccaaaaaagcgccaattccaataaaaaaagGAGCCATTGAGCCAACGGGGAAAATAGAGCCAGTTTTGGCGCAAAAGCGCCAAGTGTGGCAACCGTGGGAGTGGCTGTGAGCAGCTGATCGGCGAAATCAAATCCGTAACGGAACCAAATCATTATCGATTTCAGGAATACAATATCAATCGAATCAACTGAACTAAATGACTTATAATCAGGGATATTTGCTCGTTCGTTCGAGAAGGTGAttagttcaattgaacttaTTCCGAACGAATTAATACAACACTAGACCTCACGTTTGGTTTAATGGTTTTTGCGCCAAGCAaagtggaaaataaaattggtGAAAATGTCGAATGAAAGTTTTCCTCGTGTACATGGCTACATTGCTAATATGATTACATATAGTAAAGATCTACGCcatatatttgtaaaacttGAAAAAGCCTTAGAGAAAAAGGAGGAATTGCATCAAGCGAAAGACCGTAGATTAACCGTTATAAATTATGTTCTTACActgtcaaaaatgtttgcatCTCTTTTTCAGAAATTCAGGAAGCGGTGCGACTCTTACGTGTTGATTTAGTGCTAATCCGCCAGGCTGCCAACATAATGCAAGAGGAAAGAGAGGACACCAACAATTGTATGCAAATATTGCACACTTCCTACAGACATCAATGCGAAATTATCAGTTTCCTCGATGATGACAGAATTAAAAACATGGTGCGCTTTACAATTCTAAGCAAGCAGAACGAAGTACAGCAGAAGCTGAATATCATAGAGGAGGAACAAAACAGCGATTTGGAGTGCAAAGCTGCCATGGAACGTCGTAAAATCGGTATGTAATACATTATGTAcagtgtacatatgtacatatgtatgtacattggaTCACAgcttataccctgtgcccattaaaaatgggcaaaaagggtacaatgtgtttggcaaaatgtatgtaacaggcagaagggggcgtggcagactaGAGGTGGAACATCGATTCTTTTAAATATCGACTTTCGAAATATCAAAATCCGAATcactgatttttataaattcactgagtcattaaaatatatacatatacagttAGTCGCAAATGTGTGTTTTGCAAACACTGTATGtggatatttataattatataacatGTCGATGTTCAAGAGCATCGATATTTTCGCACCTCTAtggcagacccccaaaagtttatatattcttgatcaggatcaacagccgagtcgattgagccatgtccggcatgaacgcgtcgatctcagaaaccataagagctagacactTTAAACATGGTTTGTAGGTTCATAGCTACCGTACgaagatcaagtttgttttaaattttggatCGAACCATTATAATATagtctatataatatagctatcataactgaaaattaagttttagtatgaaaaagttttctgtttgttgagaattcttaaccaaactcatatTCTATGAGTTGGTGTTATTTATCCTGTCCAAATTAAGTTCAGATCGGTtgcctatatcatatagctgccatagagacaatcgatcgaaaatcaactttttatacgGAGTACTTGttcacagggtatcctactgtcgggCGTGTCCGACAGCGAAGCGAACCAGCAACCAGAAAAGCATTAGTCAGCTTTAAAAACTACACTATAAAACATATGAACATAAAAGTTGAATGCCTGATATTTAAACTtctcaaaaattcaaaaatgtcaCATGCACATAGTCTTGTGAcagctttgctttttttttttttgtatttgatatttctaaatttttattttaaaagagtttcacattatttgtattttttacttatactataataaattatttttttctaaatatttattgtacaaattttaaattaacgttTATTATTCTAtgacttttatataaaaatcgaattgtaattataaaaagcaccACTTTTCACAAGCTAAAAGTCAAGCGACGAAAGCATATCCATTCCCCAAAACTATTGATATCCATTTAAATGACGAATGATGTAgaacttattttataaataagttgtttataaaaaaaactttattcttAAGAAAATATAGTCTGACATTCGGCACATTGCGTCCTCTATTTAtctataagaataaaaaaaatcgtatattaaaacaatttcttttttatagtGAAGGAATTTCGTAAATGTCAGTTACTTTTGAAAGAGGCCAAGGAAGATTGTTTAAACACTGAATTGGAAAACCAGCAACTTGATCACCAgtggaaaatcaaaataaagcgAGCCACACAGCAGCGCAACAAGTTGATCGTCTTGTTAATTGAAACGCGCAAGAAAATTGACCATGTGTCCGCAGTGAGTATATTTTACACAATATGAATATATCGACCatcaatataatataatcGTCTTTACAAtagattttacaatttaaagtgCCTAACGTGTACAGACCATCAATGCAGATATTGTGTCCCAGAAAAGGTTTAGTTTTGCGTGGCAAAAATGGTCCTATTGCCTTGCAATCAGCAATGGACTTTCTGAAAAAATATCCTTGTGAAGTTGCAGAGAAATTAAACGTTAAGAATGTCAACGTCAAGGATGTGGATCAACCACTACGTTCCATATTAGTGGTCAATCGTCATCAGGAAGGCTGTGACGAATCTGTAAGCCCTACAAAGAAGGTGCACTTTGCCACACTGCCGTCTCCACTTCACGTAGACGAGTCTTCTGATGTGTCTCTTGAATCTATGATGCACCACTTATTAAATACTAATACACTTAATCCACAATCTTTAGAGTCAGACAAAGAAAGTATATTGCCTGAACGTGCTATTATACAAAAAGTCGAAGTGTTGCCTAAACTGAATCTTAAGCTACAAAATGATTCTTATTCTTTTGCTGCTTCGGGACTTAGTGATCCAACCATTCCGAACAATTCGATGATCAACACTAGCATTAGAAACGTTTTCCCATCTACTGAATATATGGAAGAAGATTATTCTGTCGAAAACACTGCAGACGTTACACGCCAATCACCGGAAGATGTGTTTGAAAGTAATATTGTCAACGATTCaaatacttttcatttttcgaCACCAGTGGGTAATAAAAACGatagtttttttcttaatttcaatGATGAAAACAGCACAGAGTCACAAGACGTTGGTCGTTCCTATAATCTCTAAGATAGTAATCTTAAacctattaaaaataatgtcaTGTATTCATATCGAATGTCAAGCATGACatatttcaagttttatttaacatactcttataatttgaagttgtttaaatattataaatattatttaaataataacggTTTTTAGAATCATACGGTAaaccttattattatttatttaaagagacagacagaaaaaGTGGTACAAATGAATACAACATCTaagatttgtttattaaagtttaataaaagcaacaagtatataattttattttgatgatGAAAACACATTAGATACACAAGACATTAGTCGTTTCTTTCATCGCTAAGATggtaatttaaaatctttaagcAATAAATCGATACATGTTTAGTTGTATGGACAATTTTAACATACTCGTATTAGTtgaagttatttaatttaagttattaagaATCATACGATaatctaatttattatttatttaaagagacagagatatatatatatatatgaataaaaatctaaGATTTGCTTTTAAAGCTAGTTTCCTACctacttaatataaatttgtaacgCTTTTATTGTGagtatgttaaattaaataaatgtatcatGAGAGTTTCATAAAAActatctatttaaaaaaaaccgctaTACATGATTTAAACTGAATCGTTTTGACTTACAACCAGGAATTAAAACCGTAATCAAAATTGTTACCTTCAgccggtattaaccgattggAATTGCTAACCGTAAATGTAACCCTAACCGAAACaagacatatttattataccaaATCCGAAAATTTTCAAGCCAAAATAGCCGATTATTAACCGATTCATGTacaacggttagtttcggttcaaTCGAGAATTCAATTCCACTTTGTTGTTAGGATGTAATCACTgttttcaaactaattttgatttttaatttgaataatgatcttattaaaaagatcttttttgaaattgataaaaacaCCAATTTCAAAAAAGATCTTTTTAATAACGTTTTTTCAGATTTTcacatcaaatttatttttttggtgaaCCGAAATCATACCAGTATTTCGAAACCGAAAACTAATTACGGAGTGCTGTCAAaattagaggaaaatattgctgttattgactgaaaagcatctaaatttgttttgcgagcacttttgcatagttttagaaaaaaatacaatttgcaaaatattgctgaatatatatttaaaaagccaTTTTCCGgctagaaattaaaaaaattttcttgcaATTGATATCTAAAAATGGACAGAACTAGcaataaagcaataaaatagctaagcagtgctgccaactctaCGGGTCATAAAAAAGCTAAACTATGTTTTGTGTTTCGCTTGCTGTGCCAGCAACGAGCTCggccagccaactgaatcgaaaccaaaaataatttccctcaAACGACACTTCCACCGCAAAATTACCCAGT of Drosophila innubila isolate TH190305 chromosome X, UK_Dinn_1.0, whole genome shotgun sequence contains these proteins:
- the LOC117794003 gene encoding uncharacterized protein LOC117794003, which codes for MQEEREDTNNCMQILHTSYRHQCEIISFLDDDRIKNMVRFTILSKQNEVQQKLNIIEEEQNSDLECKAAMERRKIVKEFRKCQLLLKEAKEDCLNTELENQQLDHQWKIKIKRATQQRNKLIVLLIETRKKIDHVSAILQFKVPNVYRPSMQILCPRKGLVLRGKNGPIALQSAMDFLKKYPCEVAEKLNVKNVNVKDVDQPLRSILVVNRHQEGCDESSQTKKVYCLNVLLYKKSKCCLN